The stretch of DNA ATCCAAATACTCCCGCCTTCTTCCCAATAAAGCATCCCGCACCGCACCACCCACTAAATAAGCAGGTTGCGGTAACAATTCCAAACTAAAAGGCAAATTTTGGGGAGATAGTGCAGAGGAGTTTTTAAACATCGCAACAAAATTCAACCTAATGAATCATCAACTAAGGCAAGCCATGAGTTAGATTAACAGAAAAGCACTTGGAACTAATCCTATGTGTATTTGCATTAATTGCCATTATGTAGACCGTTGCGTTACTTATAATGCAGTGGAAACGCAACATGAAGTACCTCATTTGACTGAAACACCTGATTTTGAGCCAAATGAGCCTAGCATAAACGTCAACATCCGTCCCCGTGAAGACTATGTAGAAATGGAATGGGATGTCGTCGGTTGTCAAAGC from Oculatellaceae cyanobacterium encodes:
- a CDS encoding Ycf34 family protein; its protein translation is MCICINCHYVDRCVTYNAVETQHEVPHLTETPDFEPNEPSINVNIRPREDYVEMEWDVVGCQSFKPEMGKWARLRPGELVPT